In Deltaproteobacteria bacterium, the sequence CGATCGAGCGCGAGCCGATCGTGTTCGACTACCGCGGTCACACCATCATCACGATGCCGCCGCCGTCTGCGGGCGGCGTGGTGCTGCGGCAGCTGCTGGCGGCCGCCGAGGTGCTGTCGCTGCACGACAAACCCTGGCGCAGCGTCGACGAGGTGCACCTCTACGTCGAGTCGGCGCGGCGGACCTACGCCGATCGCAACCTCCTGCTGGGCGATCCCGACTTCGTCGAGCTACCGATGGCCAAGCTGCTCGACGTGTCCTACGTGCGCTCGCGGGTGGCCGACATCGATCCACTGCACGCGACGCCGTCGTCGAAGATCGGGGCCGGCATCACGGCGGGCAAGAAGGAGTCGGAGCAGACCACCCACTTCTCGGTGGTGGATGACGCCGGCAACGCGGTCTCGAATACGTACACGCTCAACCTCGGCTTCGGCTCGATGTTCGTGGCGCCCGGCACCGGCGTGCTGCTCAACAACGAGATGGACGACTTCGCGGTCAAACCCGGCACCGCCAATGCATTCGGGCTGGTGCAGGGCGAGCAGAACCGCATCGAGCCCGGCAAGCGCATGCTGTCGTCGATGACGCCGACCATCGTGGTCGCCGACGGCAAGCTGCGCGCGGTGCTGGGCTCGCCCGGCGGGCCGACGATCACGACCACGGTCTCGCAGCACGTGCGCGCGCTGGTCGACTACGGGCTGTCGGCCGACGCGGTGGTGGAGTCACCGCGGGTGCATCATCAATGGTTGCCCGACAAGATCTGGGCCGAGGATCGCATCAGCCCCGAGCTCGAGGCCGGCCTGGTCGCGCGCGGCCACGAGGTCGCCAAGCGCGGCAGCATCGGCCACGCCAACATCATCGAGGTCGATCCCGCGACCCAGGGCTTCCGCGCGGTCGCGGACGTCAGCCGTGACGGCGGCAAGGCTTCGGCGTATTGACCCCGACGATCCATCTGTTCGACATCGACGGCACCCTGCTCGACGGCGACGGGGCCGGCCGACGTGCGATGGAGACCGCGTTCGCGCAGTGCGTGGGCGAGGCCGCGACCGCTGGCCTGCGCGCGCTACGGTTCGCGGGCATGACCGACCCGGCGATCGTGCGCGCCGGTCTCCGCGCGGCAGCGATCGCGGCCGACGACGATGCGCGGCACATCGCCGCCGTGATCGCGCGCTACCTGGAGCTGCTGCCCTCGTGCATCGCCGAGGCCGCCCGCTTCCGTGCCCACGACGGCGTGCTCGCGGTGCTCGACGCGCTGCGCGGGGCCGCCGAGGTCGCGATCGGGCTCGGCACCGGCAACGTCGAGCCCGGGGCCCGGCTCAAGCTGACGCCGCTGGGCATCGGAGATCGCTTCGCGTTCGGCGGCTACGGATCCGACCACGAGGACCGCGCGGAGCTGATCGCGATCGCGGCCGCGCGCGGGGCCGCGCAGCTGGGCCGGCCGCGATCGGCGTGCCGGGTGGTCGTCATCGGTGACACCCCCAAGGACATCGCCGCTGCGCAGGCCATCGGCGCCGAGTCGCTCGCGGTCGCGACCAGCTTCTACGACGCCGCCGCGCTGCGAGCGGCCGGCGCGACCCTGGCCGTGCAGGACCTGGCGCAGCCCGAGGCGCTCGCGTTCCTGCGCGGGTGACCGTCGGGCCCGCGCCCACGGGGGCTTTGCTCCTGCGCCAAGCGGCACGCGGAGCTGCCGCGGGCGGCACGAAGGGCTGGCGACCGCCGCAGGTCAGCTCGATTTGCGATGCTGTGCGTAGGAAGGACGCCTCGACATGGATCGCATCGGCGAATACCTCGTGCGCCGCCTGGTCGGCGAGGGGGGCATGGGCAAGGTCTACGAGGCCGAGGAGCGCCTCAGCAAGCGCCGGGTCGCGCTCAAGGTGCTGCGGCCGGAGCTCGCGCGCTCCGAGGAGGGGCGGCGGCTCTTCCTCAACGAGATGACGATCCTCGCCAGCCTCGATCACCCCAACATCGTGCGCGCGCTGTCCTGCAGCGAGATCGAGGGCGAGCTGGTGATGGCGCTCGAGTTCCTCTCGGGCTTCACGCTGCGCGAGGTGCTGACCCAGCGCGGGCGCCTGCCGTGGGCCGAGGTGGTGGGCATCGCGGCGCAGATGGCCGCGGCCCTGGGCGCCGCCCACCGCCAGCAGCCGCCGATCGTGCACCGCGATCTCAAGCCCGAGAACGTCATCGTGATGCCCGACGGGCAGGTCAAGGTGATGGACTTCGGCATCGCCAAGGTCATGCAGGCGCTGTCGAAGACCACCACCCACAGCGTCGGCACGCTGCAGTACATGAGCCCCGAGCAGATCGACGCGACCGGGGTCGACGCGCGCTCGGACCTCTACAGCCTGGGCCTGGTGATGTACGAGATGCTGGCCGGGCGCGCGCCGTTCGAGTCGGCGTCGCCGCGCGAGCTGCTGAACCTGCAGTGCACCGCCGCTGCGCCGGCGCTGCCCGACGAGGCCCGCGCGGGCCTGCCCCGCGGGCTCGAGCGCCTGGTGTACCAGCTGCTCGAGAAGCAGCCCGACGCGCGCCCGGCCGATGCGGCGGCGGTGTTGATGGTGCTCGAGGACTTCCGCACCGACGTCATGCCCGGGGGACGCACGCTGCTGCCGGCGGCGAACGAGCCCGCGACGCGCACCGGCGCCACGGTGGTGCCCGGCGTCACCGCGCCCGCGCCGGCCCGTGCAGCCACGCGCCCACGCGACTCGACCCCGCGGATCGCCGACACCATCGGCTTGGTCGAGCGCGCCGCGGGCCCGCGCACGATCGGCACCGGCTGGGCGATCGCGATGATCGTCGCCGCGACCGCTGCCGCGGCTGGCATCACCTACGTCGTGCGCACGCAGCTCGCGACGCCGACCGCCAGCACCTCACCCGCCACGATCCCCGCGACCGTCCGCCCGTGATGCAGACCGAGCCCACCGTTCGCAGCGTCGGCGTCGCACGGGTCGTGCGCGACGGCGTGTGCACGGTGTGGTGGGTGCCGCGGGCATCCGAGCGCGCGATCGCAGCGATGCGCGAGCTGGTCGCGGCCGGTGGCTTCGGGCTGCGCGAGCGCGGCGACGAGGGTGATGCGGTCGGCTTCGAGCGGGTCCTCGAGCGCCCGCTGTCGTCGTGGCTGCCGGGCGACGCGGCGATCGACTGGCGCGTGGCCTGCGGGCTCGCGCACGACCTCGCCGACGCGCTGGCCTGGGCCGAGGCCCGCGACGTGTTCCCCGGCGCGCTATCCCTCGACCAGATCACCGTGCAGGGCGATGCGCCGCCGCGGGCGGTCATCGCCTGCGACGATGCGCCGAGCGTCGCGGTCGGTGCGAGCGCCGTTGCGGCGGCGCACGACAGCGGCAAGCTCTCGCGGTGGTCGGCGCCCGAGCAGGCCGCCGGCGCGCGCTGGGATCACGCCGCCAATCGCTACGTGCTGGGCCTGGTGCTCTACCGCATGCTCGCGGGCACGCACCCGTTCGCGGGCCTGGGCCTGCGGCGTGCGCTCGAGCAGCAGGCCAGCGTCGGCGCGCCACCGCTGCCCGAGGCGGCCGCCGCTGCGCTGCCGCCGGGGCTGCACGCGCTGGTGCTGCGCATGCTCGACGCCGACGCCGACCGGCGACCGCGACACGCCGCCGCGATCGCCTCGCGGCTGCGCGAGCTGCTCGGCGAGGCCGCACCGCAGGCGTCGTTCGGCGCGGCGGTCGTATCGGGCGACGCGTCGCTCGCGTCATCGGGGCTGCGCGACGCCGCGATGCCGGTCGCTGCGTCGAGCCGAGCGGCAGCGATGCCTGGACTCGCCGAGCCCGCGCCCGCGCGCGCCGAGCCCACGCCGGCCCCCGGTGCGCCGACCCCCGCGAACCCGGCCGTGCGGGCCACCGCGCGTGGCGGTCGGGGGTGGTGGGTGCTCGCTGCGCTGCCGCTGTTCGCGGGGGTCTACGCCGGCCGCGAGCTCTCGCGCGACGTGACGCCGCCGCCGTCGGCCGCGGCGCCGGAGGTGCGCCAGCGTGCGCCGCTGTCGAGCAGCGAGACCAACCCCGACGACTGCGCCACCTGCCACCCCGATCACACCGCGCAGTGGCACGGCTCGGTGATGGCGCACTCGGTCAAGAGCCCGCTGTTCCAGGCGCTCGAGATCCTCATCCAGGAGCAGGGCGGGCGTGAGTTCGGCTGTGAGCACGGCGCGGGTCTGCTACGGCCGATCGACGACCGCACCGCGTGCCGTGATCGCGAGACCGGCCTGCCGGTGACGGGCTCGGGCGGCGCGCTGTGGTGCGTGAACTGCCACGCACCGTCGGACAACCTCGAGCGCCGCGTGCCACCGTGGAACGGACTCGCCGCGGTGTCGCCGAGCCGCCGACCGTTGGTCGACATCCTCTCGCCGGCCGCGATGGACGGTATCTCGTGCCGCTTCTGCCACCAGGTCCACGGGCCGGTGCGACCCGGCGAGGAGGCCCGCGGCGGCTACGAGGGCAACCCCGACTGGGTCTCGACCAAGAGCGGCATCCGCTTCGGCGCGCGCCCCGAGGACGCACTCGGCAGCTTCGGCATCGGCAACAGCGGCTACGCCCTCGATCCCCGCGAGCTGCTGCTGGCCGGCACGCAGGCCGCGGCGGTGCCGACCGGCGCCCACGCGCGCCCCGATGGCAGTGCCAAGGCCTATCTCGCGTCGTCGGAGTTCTGCGGCAGCTGCCACGACGTGCGGTTGTTCGGCACCGACGCGATCGGCTTTCGTCGCGGCGAGCACTTCAAGCGCCTGCGCAACGCCTACTCCGAGTGGCGCAGCTGGGCCGACGACGAGCGCCGTGCCGGCCGTGAGCCTGCGAGCTGCCAGGACTGCCACATGAGCGCGTTTCCGGGGGTCTGCGAGCCGGTCGACGACGCCCAGTCCACGCTCGCGCAGCAGGGCGCCGGCGCGACTGCGATCGCGCGCGCGTGTCCGAGCGGCACCGCGTTCGTGCCGCGGCCGCCCGGCTTCGCGCCGCAGGGCTTCGTCGCCACCGCGTCGGGCGGCCCCGCCGAGGTCGCGCCGCACTACTTCAGCGGTGTCGACGTGCCGCTGGCCGACGCGTTCCCGCAGACGTTGGTCGACGATCCGACCCTCGACGCCTTCGGCATCCCGCGCGGCGCCAAGCAGCGCCGCGATCTCCTGCTCGGCAACACGTTCCGCTTCGAGCTGCCCGACGCGCGCCGCCTGGGCGCCACCCTCGAGATCCCGGTCGTGCTCGAGAACGTCG encodes:
- the ggt gene encoding gamma-glutamyltransferase yields the protein MPSKSASPAVSEARACPGTSLRPTARTHVRAAAWLALTLLVGAACPTAAVVVEPTDATVPTDAAASVARKLPDAGTHPGVAVGVHGAVASAQADASDVGVAILKQGGNAIDAAVAVGFALAVTHPSAGNIGGGGFMIVRMADGTTAAFDYRERAPGKATRDMYLDAKGDPTDDRLRGAKAAGIPGTVAGLAMAHARFGALPWKDVVAPAIALARDGHVVDSWHAEDLARVVERSKGDARTTPSYFLQADGKAPEEGETWTQPELAATLQQIAEHGPAGFYEGPVAAALVRGVVAAGGIWTAEDLQSYRAIEREPIVFDYRGHTIITMPPPSAGGVVLRQLLAAAEVLSLHDKPWRSVDEVHLYVESARRTYADRNLLLGDPDFVELPMAKLLDVSYVRSRVADIDPLHATPSSKIGAGITAGKKESEQTTHFSVVDDAGNAVSNTYTLNLGFGSMFVAPGTGVLLNNEMDDFAVKPGTANAFGLVQGEQNRIEPGKRMLSSMTPTIVVADGKLRAVLGSPGGPTITTTVSQHVRALVDYGLSADAVVESPRVHHQWLPDKIWAEDRISPELEAGLVARGHEVAKRGSIGHANIIEVDPATQGFRAVADVSRDGGKASAY
- a CDS encoding haloacid dehalogenase-like hydrolase; the encoded protein is MTPTIHLFDIDGTLLDGDGAGRRAMETAFAQCVGEAATAGLRALRFAGMTDPAIVRAGLRAAAIAADDDARHIAAVIARYLELLPSCIAEAARFRAHDGVLAVLDALRGAAEVAIGLGTGNVEPGARLKLTPLGIGDRFAFGGYGSDHEDRAELIAIAAARGAAQLGRPRSACRVVVIGDTPKDIAAAQAIGAESLAVATSFYDAAALRAAGATLAVQDLAQPEALAFLRG
- a CDS encoding serine/threonine protein kinase, which produces MDRIGEYLVRRLVGEGGMGKVYEAEERLSKRRVALKVLRPELARSEEGRRLFLNEMTILASLDHPNIVRALSCSEIEGELVMALEFLSGFTLREVLTQRGRLPWAEVVGIAAQMAAALGAAHRQQPPIVHRDLKPENVIVMPDGQVKVMDFGIAKVMQALSKTTTHSVGTLQYMSPEQIDATGVDARSDLYSLGLVMYEMLAGRAPFESASPRELLNLQCTAAAPALPDEARAGLPRGLERLVYQLLEKQPDARPADAAAVLMVLEDFRTDVMPGGRTLLPAANEPATRTGATVVPGVTAPAPARAATRPRDSTPRIADTIGLVERAAGPRTIGTGWAIAMIVAATAAAAGITYVVRTQLATPTASTSPATIPATVRP